From the Solanum lycopersicum chromosome 10, SLM_r2.1 genome, one window contains:
- the LOC101264772 gene encoding DNA-3-methyladenine glycosylase isoform X1, giving the protein MTLCYGSCQSCTLICHFNANINPMKKTHRLKNDSNHNITVQNFATKTKVSSSKRFKNKQKSKEYTKPISESEENLPIPQINTTLIAFLDKNPILSRNFYQIDALDLAPRLLGKFLRRDDVVLQITEVEAYRPNDSACHGRFGKTARTAPVFGPGGHAYVYLCYGLHMMLNVVADKEEAGAAVLIRSCAPIYGLGTIQQRRGLKTEKPVLLAGPGKVGQALGLSTEWSSHALYTAGGLELLDGPEPEHILVGPRVGIEYALPEHVNALWRFAIAGSSWISAPKKTLRPL; this is encoded by the exons ATGACCCTATGCTATGGTTCTTGTCAAAGTTGCACACTAATCTGCCATTTCAATGCTAATATTAATCCAATGAAGAAAACCCATCGCTTAAAAAACGATTCAAATCACAATATTACTGTTCAAAATTTTGCCACCAAAACCAAAGTTTCATCGTCCAAAAGATTCAAAAACAAgcaaaaatcaaaagaatataCAAAACCCATCTCAGAATCTGAAGAAAACCTCCCAATACCTCAAATTAACACTACCCTTATAGCTTTCTTGGATAAAAATCCAATCTTGAGTCGAAATTTTTACCAAATTGATGCTCTTGATCTTGCCCCACGTTTGCTTGGCAAGTTCCTTAGGAGGGATGATGTTGTTCTTCAGATAACTGAG GTGGAAGCTTATAGGCCAAATGATTCAGCTTGTCATGGTCGATTTGGCAAAACAGCAAGGACTGCCCCTGTT TTTGGTCCTGGTGGTCATGCATATGTCTACCTATGCTACGGTCTCCACATGATGCTCAATGTTGTAGCAGACAAGGAAGAAGCCGGAGCAGCTGTCTTGATTCGTTCCTGCGCTCCCATCTACG GTCTAGGTACTATTCAGCAGCGTCGGGGTTTAAAAACTGAGAAACCTGTTCTTCTTGCAGGTCCCGGAAAG GTTGGTCAAGCATTAGGACTATCAACAGAATGGTCTAGCCACGCTCTATACACAGCCG GCGGTTTAGAACTCTTAGATGGTCCAGAACCAGAACATATACTTGTTGGTCCAAGAGTCGGTATAGAGTATGCTTTGCCAGAACATGTTAATGCATTGTGGAGATTTGCAATCGCGGGTTCTTCATGGATCAGTGCCCCAAAAAAGACTCTCAGACCTCTTTAG
- the LOC101264164 gene encoding homeobox-leucine zipper protein HOX11-like, protein MPSFKLTLRFSLLQHNYFPFSKASILFCFSSKKVINMELALSLGGDNTPKPILFLEKSSSSSSSLHENKVNKDVGFCMVLGKSCNEVERKKRSKKHQEIRSSSIDPSLQLDLIPFSHGVSYNTCSKLSFPWLSQNLATHEPAGLTNGPALDMTNRMQLVVAEEAEEGAALSSPNSEISNFQMNFPIYRNGKLINTKRDQCERDRDNNRWGNGNNYSCSRISDEELDASARKKLRLTKEQSAFLEESFKEHNTLNPKQKLALAKQLNLRPRQVEVWFQNRRARTKLKQTEVDCEYLKKCCETLTEENKRLHKELQELRALKSSQPFYMQLPATTLTMCPSCERVATTTSVTTTTTTTTPATTTTTTVAASNAVALHNHKLISVMTKLECTN, encoded by the exons ATGCCTTCTTTTAAATTGACCCTTAGGTTCTCTCTTCTTCAACACAACTATTTCCCATTTTCAAAAGCTtctattcttttttgtttttcctcaaaAAAAGTTATCAATATGGAGTTAGCTTTGAGCTTAGGAGGGGATAATACACCAAAACCAATATTGTTTCttgaaaaatcatcatcatcttcttcttctttacatGAGAATAAGGTTAACAAAGATGTAGGGTTTTGCATGGTTTTAGGGAAGTCATGTAatgaagttgaaagaaaaaaaagatcaaaaaaaCATCAAGAAATTAGGTCATCATCAATAGATCCATCACTTCAACTTGATCTCATCCCTTTTTCTCATGGAGTTTCTTACAACACTTGTTCAAAACTTTCCTTCCCTTGGCTCTCTCAAAATT TGGCTACTCATGAACCGGCCGGTTTAACAAATGGACCGGCGTTGGACATGACGAACCGGATGCAGTTAGTGGTGGCGGAGGAGGCGGAGGAAGGGGCGGCGCTATCGTCTCCGAACAGTGaaatatcaaattttcaaatgaattttccGATTTATAGAAAcggaaaattaataaatacgaAAAGAGATCAATGTGAACGCGATCGCGATAATAATCGATGGGGTAATGGCAATAATTATTCCTGTTCAAGAATAAGTGATGAAGAGTTAGATGCATCAGCAAGAAAAAAACTTAGACTAACAAAAGAACAATCTGCTTTTCTTGAAGAAAgtttcaaagaacacaacactCTCAATCCT aAACAGAAGCTTGCTCTAGCAAAGCAATTAAATCTTCGTCCAAGACAAGTGGAAGTTTGGTTCCAAAATAGAAGAGCaag gACAAAATTGAAGCAAACAGAAGTAGATTGTGAATACTTAAAGAAATGTTGTGAGACATTGACAGAAGAGAATAAAAGGCTGCATAAAGAGCTTCAAGAATTAAGAGCTTTAAAATCTTCACAACCTTTTTACATGCAACTTCCTGCCACAACTCTCACTATGTGTCCTTCGTGTGAACGCGTTGCTACTACCACCTCTGTCACCACAACCACCACTACTACGACACCTGCCACGACTACAACCACCACCGTGGCCGCCTCGAACGCGGTGGCACTTCATAATCATAAGTTGATAAGTGTGATGACAAAATTAGAGtgtacaaattaa
- the LOC101264772 gene encoding DNA-3-methyladenine glycosylase isoform X2 yields the protein MTLCYGSCQSCTLICHFNANINPMKKTHRLKNDSNHNITVQNFATKTKVSSSKRFKNKQKSKEYTKPISESEENLPIPQINTTLIAFLDKNPILSRNFYQIDALDLAPRLLGKFLRRDDVVLQITEVEAYRPNDSACHGRFGKTARTAPVFGPGGHAYVYLCYGLHMMLNVVADKEEAGAAVLIRSCAPIYGLGTIQQRRGLKTEKPVLLAGPGKVGQALGLSTEWSSHALYTAGQAV from the exons ATGACCCTATGCTATGGTTCTTGTCAAAGTTGCACACTAATCTGCCATTTCAATGCTAATATTAATCCAATGAAGAAAACCCATCGCTTAAAAAACGATTCAAATCACAATATTACTGTTCAAAATTTTGCCACCAAAACCAAAGTTTCATCGTCCAAAAGATTCAAAAACAAgcaaaaatcaaaagaatataCAAAACCCATCTCAGAATCTGAAGAAAACCTCCCAATACCTCAAATTAACACTACCCTTATAGCTTTCTTGGATAAAAATCCAATCTTGAGTCGAAATTTTTACCAAATTGATGCTCTTGATCTTGCCCCACGTTTGCTTGGCAAGTTCCTTAGGAGGGATGATGTTGTTCTTCAGATAACTGAG GTGGAAGCTTATAGGCCAAATGATTCAGCTTGTCATGGTCGATTTGGCAAAACAGCAAGGACTGCCCCTGTT TTTGGTCCTGGTGGTCATGCATATGTCTACCTATGCTACGGTCTCCACATGATGCTCAATGTTGTAGCAGACAAGGAAGAAGCCGGAGCAGCTGTCTTGATTCGTTCCTGCGCTCCCATCTACG GTCTAGGTACTATTCAGCAGCGTCGGGGTTTAAAAACTGAGAAACCTGTTCTTCTTGCAGGTCCCGGAAAG GTTGGTCAAGCATTAGGACTATCAACAGAATGGTCTAGCCACGCTCTATACACAGCCG GACAGGCGGTTTAG
- the LOC101264473 gene encoding protein trichome birefringence-like gives MAETAKYEAINGGTLFTDMKTQFSLLKTKRTVGFAYGFLFIFIVVTTFLAFTPSQNSSSPWFSNIFSLTKQEDVVTTTSYRSQFSSVFSNLFPKPSFEQPHLDKKGLIVEKSENYTQNDDKGGVLENPFNSSSVLSDKVGILMGNESVNQSFDDKDGIFKANQSSTEGSKSVAAVNQTKSRDFDDKVGILKGNESKKTAPKLSSKGKSANVEKKRDVDLVKSLLNCDFFDGNWVKDESYPLYKPGSCSLIDEQFNCFLNDRLDNGYLKMKWKPNACSLPRLNATHMLELLRGKRLVFVGDSLNRNMWESLICILRNSVKNKKKVYEESGRHHFRTEAFYSFIFEEYKCRVEFFVSPFLVQQWEVADKKGGKKETLRLDLIGESADKYKDADVLVFNTGHWWTHEKTSLGKDYYQEGNHVYNELNVLEAFRRALTTWGRWIDAHINPKKTFVLFRGYSASHFSGGQWNSGGACDSETEPIKNDTYLTPYPSKMKVLEDVFKGMKTQVSYLNITRMTDYRKDGHPSIYRKPNLTLKERRSQWRYQDCSHWCLPGVPDAWNELLYAELLVRLHQKHQSKKS, from the exons ATGGCAGAAACAGCAAAATATGAAGCTATAAATGGTGGAACTCTGTTTACAGACATGAAAACTCAGTTTTCTCTTCTCAAAACTAAAAGAACTGTTGGTTTTGCATATgggtttttgtttattttcattgttGTTACTACTTTCTTAGCTTTTACTCCTTCACAAAACTCTTCATCACCATGGTTTTCTAACATTTTTTCTCTAACCAAACAAGAAGATGTTGTTACTACTACTTCTTATAGATCTCAGTTTTCTTCTGTTTTCTCTAATCTTTTTCCAAAACCAAGTTTTGAGCAACCCCATTTGGATAAAAAGGGACTAATTgttgaaaaaagtgaaaattataCTCAAAATGATGATAAAGGTGGAGTCTTGGAAAACCCCTTTAATTCTTCTTCTGTTTTGAGTGATAAAGTTGGAATCTTGATGGGAAATGAGAGTGTAAATCAGAGTTTTGATGATAAAGATGGGATCTTTAAGGCAAATCAGAGCTCAACTGAGGGTTCTAAGTCTGTTGCAGCTGTGAATCAGACTAAAAGTAGAGattttgatgataaagttgGAATCTTGAAGGGAAATGAGAGTAAAAAAACAGCACCAAAGTTGTCTTCCAAGGGAAAAAGTGCAAatgtggaaaagaaaagagatgttGATTTGGTTAAGTCTTTGTTGAATTGTGATTTCTTTGATGGGAATTGGGTGAAAGATGAATCTTACCCTTTGTATAAACCTGGTTCCTGTTCACTTATTGATGAGCAATTCAATTGTTTTCTTAATGATAGGCTTGATAATGGTTACTTGAAGATGAAATGGAAACCCAATGCATGTAGTCTTCCTAG ATTGAATGCTACTCATATGCTGGAATTGTTAAGAGGAAAGCGTCTTGTTTTCGTTGGCGATTCTTTGAATAGGAATATGTGGGAATCCCTTATTTGTATACTTAGAAACTCtgtaaagaataagaaaaaggtTTATGAAGAATCTGGAAGACACCATTTCAGGACAGAAGCTTTCTATTCGTTTATATTCGAA GAGTATAAATGCAGAGTGGAGTTCTTTGTGTCTCCATTCTTGGTTCAACAATGGGAAGTTGCTGATAAAAAAGGAGGTAAGAAAGAAACGCTTCGACTTGATCTGATCGGAGAGTCTGCTGATAAGTATAAAGATGCGGATGTCTTAGTCTTCAACACCGGCCATTGGTGGACTCATGAGAAGACTTCGTTAGG gaAGGACTATTATCAAGAAGGAAATCACGTGTACAACGAACTAAACGTTCTAGAGGCCTTTCGGAGAGCATTAACAACATGGGGTAGATGGATCGATGCTCATATCAATCCCAAGAAGACGTTTGTTCTCTTCAGAGGTTATTCTGCTTCTCATTTCAG TGGCGGGCAATGGAATTCTGGCGGGGCGTGTGACAGTGAAACAGAACCAATAAAGAACGACACGTATCTGACTCCGTATCCATCCAAGATGAAGGTACTAGAAGACGTCTTCAAAGGGATGAAAACTCAAGTCTCGTATCTCAACATCACAAGAATGACGGACTATAGAAAAGACGGTCATCCATCAATATATAGGAAACCAAATTTGACGTTAAAAGAGAGGAGATCGCAATGGAGGTATCAAGATTGTAGCCATTGGTGCCTTCCCGGAGTACCCGATGCTTGGAATGAGCTCTTATATGCTGAACTTCTGGTAAGACTACACCAAAAACACCAATCGAAAAAGTCATAG